In Terriglobales bacterium, one DNA window encodes the following:
- a CDS encoding transketolase, producing MALKDSKTGQTIRQYTIEELKEQANLMRGYDLVCLCAAGSGHAGGTLSIMDITAALYLRVADLDPKDALWEGRDRIIWSTGHKAPSLYIGLAFAGACDKKDVALLRKLSSPFQGHPHWLKIPGAEVSSGSLGQGLSVGVGIALGARLNKKSYKTFVIMGDGEQQEGNIWEAVMEAAHYKLDNLVGIVDCNRLQIDGKVHDVMNVEPLDDKYKAFGWNVIRINGHDMRQVVDALEQAKALANGKPTVILADTIKGKGVSFMEDIAGWHGKAPNQEELTKSLTELNLVGKIPVDELFAHAKAYQAEVDKKLDAKMPKFSRDYWWNKNVTMKVAMKPTRMGFGQSLAENGDDDRIVCLGLDISGSITISEFYSKNPERKNRWLSMGIAEQSATAAAAGLAKEGKIAVFGTYGTFAAARNLDQLRVSVCYGNFNVMVAGAHGGVSVGPDGATHQALEDLFAMCALPNMSVVVPCDSVETKRATGYLLLEHVGPKYIRFAREATPIVTNDKSPFVFGKANVIRFRKEAENFVDAFETVLASEYKNEDEDLTIVACGPMVPEAMRAAYILKKEFGFETRVINLHTMKPFDDEAVIRAAKETGVVVTAEEHQIGALAWKVSSVITASPAVYGTPVITGYIGVKDRFGDSGAPWELVKEFEVSAEHIAQKAGELMAVKERKGVREAALTR from the coding sequence ATGGCATTGAAGGACTCCAAAACCGGACAAACGATCCGGCAATACACGATTGAGGAACTGAAAGAACAGGCGAACCTGATGCGTGGCTACGATCTCGTATGCCTGTGCGCAGCCGGATCGGGTCATGCCGGTGGGACGCTGTCCATCATGGACATCACCGCCGCGTTGTACCTGCGGGTAGCCGACCTGGATCCGAAAGATGCGCTCTGGGAAGGGCGTGACCGCATCATCTGGTCCACTGGACACAAGGCTCCGAGCCTTTACATCGGGCTGGCGTTTGCGGGTGCGTGCGACAAGAAGGATGTCGCGTTGCTGCGCAAACTGTCCTCTCCGTTCCAGGGACATCCCCACTGGTTAAAGATTCCGGGAGCGGAAGTCTCCAGCGGTTCCCTCGGGCAGGGCTTGAGCGTCGGCGTGGGAATTGCCCTTGGCGCTCGACTGAATAAGAAGAGCTACAAAACGTTCGTGATCATGGGCGACGGCGAGCAGCAGGAAGGCAATATCTGGGAAGCCGTGATGGAAGCGGCGCACTACAAACTCGACAACCTTGTCGGCATCGTGGACTGCAACCGGCTCCAGATCGATGGCAAGGTCCACGACGTGATGAACGTTGAGCCGCTCGACGACAAGTACAAGGCGTTCGGCTGGAACGTGATCCGGATCAACGGTCATGATATGAGGCAGGTGGTGGACGCGCTCGAGCAGGCGAAGGCGCTCGCGAATGGCAAGCCGACGGTGATCCTCGCGGACACAATCAAGGGCAAGGGAGTCAGCTTCATGGAGGATATCGCCGGCTGGCACGGCAAGGCTCCGAACCAGGAAGAACTGACAAAGAGCCTGACGGAACTGAACCTGGTCGGCAAGATCCCGGTAGATGAACTGTTCGCGCACGCGAAGGCTTATCAGGCGGAAGTAGACAAGAAGCTCGACGCTAAGATGCCGAAGTTCTCGCGCGATTATTGGTGGAACAAGAACGTGACGATGAAAGTAGCGATGAAGCCTACGCGTATGGGCTTTGGCCAGTCGCTCGCCGAGAACGGCGACGACGACCGTATCGTCTGCCTGGGTCTCGACATCTCCGGTTCCATCACCATAAGTGAGTTCTACAGCAAGAATCCCGAACGCAAGAACCGCTGGCTGAGCATGGGCATCGCCGAGCAGTCGGCGACCGCCGCGGCAGCAGGACTGGCGAAAGAAGGGAAGATCGCCGTATTCGGAACATACGGAACATTTGCGGCGGCGCGCAACCTCGATCAGCTTCGCGTGTCGGTCTGCTACGGGAACTTTAACGTAATGGTTGCCGGCGCGCACGGCGGCGTTTCTGTCGGTCCAGATGGCGCGACTCACCAGGCGCTGGAAGACCTGTTCGCGATGTGCGCACTGCCGAATATGTCGGTGGTTGTGCCGTGCGACTCGGTAGAGACGAAGCGGGCGACCGGCTATCTGCTGTTGGAACATGTTGGCCCAAAGTACATCCGGTTTGCGCGTGAAGCGACGCCGATCGTGACGAACGATAAGTCGCCATTCGTATTCGGCAAGGCGAACGTGATCCGCTTCCGGAAAGAGGCAGAGAACTTCGTCGATGCGTTCGAAACGGTGCTGGCGTCCGAGTACAAAAATGAGGATGAGGACTTGACGATCGTTGCTTGCGGACCGATGGTTCCCGAAGCGATGCGGGCGGCCTACATCCTGAAGAAGGAGTTCGGGTTCGAGACGCGCGTGATTAACCTACACACAATGAAGCCGTTCGATGACGAAGCCGTGATCCGCGCCGCGAAGGAAACCGGCGTGGTAGTCACGGCCGAAGAACATCAGATCGGTGCTCTGGCGTGGAAGGTGAGTTCGGTCATCACGGCTAGTCCGGCGGTGTATGGAACCCCGGTGATCACCGGATACATCGGCGTAAAGGATCGCTTCGGCGATTCGGGCGCGCCCTGGGAACTGGTTAAGGAGTTCGAGGTTAGCGCCGAGCACATTGCCCAAAAAGCCGGTGAATTGATGGCCGTGAAAGAGCGCAAGGGTGTGAGGGAAGCGGCACTGACCAGATAA
- a CDS encoding bifunctional acetate--CoA ligase family protein/GNAT family N-acetyltransferase, protein MEASFVKNPAAKAYPSGKLIIDPAHDLLRSERHPLDDIFNPRSIALIGASEREGSVGRNVLWNLLSTPFGGTVYPVNPKRPSILGVKAYKDVASLPERPDLVVITTPAPTAPGLIQECVANGVPAAIIISAGFKEHGEEGKELERQIAKTIAGGKMRIIGPNCLGVMNPITGMNATFARHAARPGNVAFISQSGALCTAILDWSLRENVGFSAFVSTGSMLDVGWGDLIDYFGDDPRTKSIIVYMESVGDARSFLSAAREISLTKPILVIKPGRTAAAAKAAASHTGSLTGSDEVLDAAFKRSGVLRVQNISDLFYMSEVLARQPLPQGPRLCMVTNAGGPGVLATDALVTGEGHVADLSPATMNAFDDFLPPHWSHNNPVDILGDAEPERYSTSLEIAAKDPAIDGMLVILTPQGMTNPTQIAEQLKPYANSLGKPVLASWMGGAEVAAGEEILNQAGIPTFAFPDTAARMFNYMWKYSYNLRALYETPTLRTDGDAAAPDRAKAKQIIDEVRKSGRTILTEFESKELLAAYGIPTVPTKIATTEDEAIKTAEKFGFPVVLKLFSETITHKTDVGGVQLNIRNADGVRQSFNAIKKSVTEKVGAQHFQGVTVQPMIKLDGYEVIIGSSIDPQFGPVLLFGTGGQLVEVFKDRALALPPLNSTLAKRMIEQTKIFTALKGVRGRKPVDIAALEDLLVRFSYLVVEQSWIKELDINPLLASPDNLIALDARVVLHDPKSTESDLPKPAIRPYPIQYVSEWTMKNNKPVTIRPIRPEDEPTIIKFHEKLSDRTVLMRYFAPLKLSQRTAHERLTRICFVDYDREMALVAEQRDPKSGVGEILAVGRLHHLHGTEDYETMVVVIDEAQHLGLGTELVKRGIEIARKEGGKRVVASILSENEDMLAIFKRLGFKVSPAEGKDLLKAELEL, encoded by the coding sequence ATGGAAGCGAGTTTTGTGAAAAATCCCGCCGCAAAGGCATACCCGTCCGGCAAGCTGATTATCGATCCCGCGCACGATTTGCTTCGGTCGGAACGCCATCCTCTTGACGACATCTTCAATCCCCGCAGCATTGCCCTGATCGGCGCCAGCGAACGAGAGGGAAGCGTAGGCCGCAATGTCCTGTGGAATCTCCTCAGCACGCCGTTCGGCGGAACCGTGTATCCGGTCAATCCAAAGCGTCCCAGCATCCTGGGCGTTAAGGCTTACAAGGACGTTGCGTCGCTGCCCGAACGGCCAGACCTGGTCGTGATTACGACTCCCGCTCCAACAGCCCCTGGCCTGATTCAGGAGTGCGTGGCAAACGGCGTCCCGGCGGCCATCATCATTTCGGCCGGTTTCAAGGAACACGGCGAAGAAGGTAAGGAACTCGAGCGCCAGATCGCCAAGACCATTGCCGGCGGCAAGATGCGCATCATCGGACCGAACTGCCTTGGCGTGATGAACCCGATCACCGGAATGAACGCAACCTTCGCTCGCCATGCAGCGCGCCCCGGGAACGTTGCTTTCATCTCTCAATCCGGTGCACTCTGCACCGCAATTCTTGACTGGAGCTTGCGCGAGAACGTCGGGTTCAGCGCTTTCGTTTCCACCGGATCGATGCTCGATGTGGGCTGGGGCGACCTGATTGACTACTTTGGCGATGACCCGCGGACGAAGAGCATCATCGTCTACATGGAATCGGTCGGCGATGCACGCTCGTTCCTCTCCGCCGCCCGCGAAATTTCTCTTACTAAACCGATCCTCGTGATTAAGCCCGGACGCACCGCCGCCGCGGCCAAGGCCGCTGCTTCGCATACAGGTTCGTTGACTGGCTCCGACGAGGTCCTGGACGCTGCTTTCAAACGCAGCGGTGTTCTGCGCGTTCAGAACATCTCCGACCTGTTCTACATGTCGGAAGTTCTGGCTCGTCAGCCCCTGCCACAAGGTCCAAGGCTTTGCATGGTTACGAATGCCGGCGGCCCTGGCGTGCTAGCGACCGACGCTCTTGTTACGGGCGAAGGTCATGTTGCCGATCTTTCCCCGGCAACGATGAACGCATTTGACGATTTTCTGCCGCCGCACTGGAGCCATAACAATCCAGTCGACATCCTCGGCGACGCGGAACCGGAGCGCTATTCGACATCGCTCGAAATCGCCGCAAAGGATCCAGCAATCGACGGAATGCTCGTGATTCTTACGCCACAGGGCATGACGAACCCGACGCAGATCGCCGAACAGCTCAAGCCTTATGCGAATTCGCTCGGCAAGCCGGTTTTGGCAAGCTGGATGGGCGGAGCGGAAGTCGCCGCGGGCGAGGAGATTCTCAACCAGGCCGGCATTCCGACGTTTGCATTCCCCGATACAGCAGCACGCATGTTCAACTACATGTGGAAGTACAGCTATAACCTGCGCGCGCTGTATGAAACCCCGACGCTTCGCACCGATGGCGATGCCGCTGCTCCGGATCGTGCGAAGGCGAAGCAGATCATTGATGAAGTTCGCAAGTCGGGTCGCACGATCCTGACTGAGTTCGAGTCGAAAGAACTGCTCGCAGCTTATGGCATCCCGACGGTTCCGACCAAGATAGCTACGACCGAAGACGAAGCCATCAAGACGGCTGAGAAGTTCGGCTTCCCGGTTGTGCTGAAGCTGTTCTCCGAAACGATCACTCACAAGACCGATGTCGGCGGGGTTCAGCTCAATATCCGCAATGCCGATGGCGTTCGCCAGTCGTTCAACGCGATCAAGAAGTCGGTAACCGAGAAGGTTGGTGCCCAGCACTTCCAGGGCGTCACCGTTCAACCGATGATCAAGCTGGATGGTTACGAAGTGATCATCGGCAGCAGCATCGATCCGCAGTTTGGTCCGGTGTTGCTGTTCGGAACCGGTGGACAACTGGTCGAAGTGTTCAAGGACCGCGCGCTGGCTCTGCCTCCTCTGAACTCGACGTTGGCAAAGCGCATGATCGAGCAAACGAAGATCTTCACGGCACTGAAGGGTGTTCGCGGGCGCAAGCCGGTGGATATCGCGGCGCTCGAAGACCTGCTCGTGCGCTTCAGCTACCTCGTGGTGGAGCAGTCCTGGATCAAGGAACTCGACATTAACCCGTTGCTGGCTTCGCCCGACAACCTGATCGCGCTGGACGCTCGCGTCGTATTGCATGACCCGAAGTCGACGGAATCGGATCTTCCGAAACCTGCCATTCGTCCGTATCCAATCCAGTACGTCAGCGAATGGACGATGAAGAACAACAAGCCGGTCACGATCCGGCCGATTCGTCCGGAAGACGAGCCGACCATCATCAAGTTTCACGAGAAGCTGTCGGATCGCACGGTGCTGATGCGCTACTTCGCTCCGCTGAAGCTGTCGCAGCGCACAGCACACGAGCGTTTGACGCGAATCTGCTTCGTCGACTATGACCGCGAAATGGCCTTGGTAGCCGAGCAGCGTGATCCAAAATCGGGTGTTGGTGAAATCCTCGCTGTCGGGCGCCTGCATCACCTGCATGGCACCGAGGATTACGAGACGATGGTTGTCGTCATCGACGAAGCACAGCACCTCGGACTCGGTACCGAACTCGTAAAGCGCGGCATCGAGATCGCCCGTAAGGAAGGTGGCAAGCGCGTGGTTGCGAGCATCCTGTCTGAGAACGAAGACATGCTGGCTATCTTTAAGAGGTTGGGATTCAAGGTCAGTCCGGCAGAGGGGAAGGACCTTCTGAAGGCCGAACTCGAACTATAG
- a CDS encoding Rrf2 family transcriptional regulator, with product MLSVTSQYALRALAQLARQRKSHSMLGKDLASKADIPPNYLAKILLSLKNAGVLGTARGSRGGYWLVRPPDEIKLIEIVQLFDQMQTPQPCILGERDDCSETDSCTAHQKWHEIRKAYMEFLQGTTIADIASSEKKGAAATHVLGGIPTTNA from the coding sequence ATGCTCTCGGTAACGTCCCAATACGCATTACGAGCGCTGGCTCAACTGGCGAGACAGCGCAAAAGCCACTCGATGCTTGGCAAAGACTTGGCCAGCAAGGCGGATATCCCGCCGAACTACCTGGCCAAGATCCTGCTGTCGCTTAAGAACGCCGGAGTACTGGGCACCGCACGTGGCAGCCGCGGCGGATATTGGCTGGTCCGTCCACCCGACGAAATCAAGCTCATCGAGATCGTCCAACTCTTTGACCAGATGCAGACACCGCAGCCCTGCATCTTGGGCGAGAGAGACGACTGTTCCGAAACCGATTCATGCACGGCACACCAGAAATGGCACGAGATCCGCAAGGCTTATATGGAGTTCCTGCAGGGAACCACCATCGCCGACATAGCATCTTCCGAAAAGAAGGGTGCGGCCGCGACTCATGTGCTGGGCGGAATTCCCACAACCAATGCCTGA
- a CDS encoding 2-oxoglutarate dehydrogenase E1 component → MASHIQDYSTTAVQNGGDMQERERVFDAFRRWGYLQANLDPLGHSLKPVPLPELELSGPFADEARRVYAGTIGAEFMHILDPEKRKFIQDRLEGEPAPVDQQHILEKLIQADEFEQVIQSRYLGTKRFSGEGVSAQIPLIDEILHCAAERECKQVVLAMSHRGRLTVIVNNMGRDASEIFAKFEDVDPRSVLGGGDVKYHLGATGMFTGRNGNQVKIHLVSNPSHLEAVGPVAIGRTRAKQAHFGEGGVDRVFPVIIHGDSAFAGQGMVAETLGFANVKAYTVGGTIHVLANNLIGFTTEPFEYNSSRFSTDLAKRLPVPIFHVNAEDPDAVIRIAKLAVEYRYKFHNDVVIDLIGYRRHGHSEVDDPTITQPVRYAKIKDHPPLSEIYAKQIGVDPKPLADRIRAGYQDAQTRAKQLKKMPVLATHPAYWDRYQGGLYNPDYEVETAITPDQVAHITKVVTVPPSNVSVHPKIQKLLEQRAEMSAGKRPLDYGMAEALAFGSLLMQGIHVRLSGQDTQRGTFNQRHDVLVDVNDEREYFPLQHLAPDQAKFEIYNSTLSEAAVLGFEYGYSRDYPEAFVGWEAQFGDFANGAQIIIDQFVVAGEDKWGLLSGLVMLLPHGYEGQGPEHSSARIERYLQLCARDNIQVCQPSTAAQYFHLLRRQVLRTWRKPLICFTPKSMLRHPDASSPISEITSGRFQPIIPDIDVQDAKRIVVCTGKIGREIRMERKKRKNTDTAVIFVEQLYPLAEGELRAALNAHPNATEIVWVQEEPANMGALYYMIPRLKRLSGGRPVLSVKRSASATPSTGSAKAHEMEQRTLIDLALGGK, encoded by the coding sequence ATGGCCTCACATATACAGGACTACTCGACCACTGCCGTTCAAAACGGCGGCGATATGCAGGAACGAGAACGGGTTTTTGATGCCTTCCGGCGCTGGGGATATCTGCAGGCCAATCTCGATCCCTTGGGACACTCCCTAAAGCCGGTTCCGCTTCCCGAGTTGGAACTCTCGGGTCCGTTTGCCGATGAGGCCCGCCGTGTTTACGCCGGAACTATCGGGGCCGAGTTCATGCACATTCTCGACCCCGAGAAGCGGAAGTTCATCCAAGACCGCCTGGAAGGCGAACCAGCCCCGGTTGACCAGCAGCACATCCTCGAGAAGCTGATTCAGGCCGACGAGTTCGAGCAGGTAATCCAGTCGCGCTATCTCGGAACAAAGCGCTTCTCTGGGGAAGGTGTCTCGGCACAGATTCCGTTGATTGACGAGATCCTGCACTGCGCCGCCGAGCGCGAATGCAAACAAGTGGTGCTCGCCATGAGCCATCGCGGACGGCTCACGGTCATTGTCAACAACATGGGACGCGATGCGTCGGAAATCTTCGCCAAGTTCGAAGATGTGGATCCCCGTTCGGTCCTCGGCGGTGGAGACGTGAAGTACCACCTTGGCGCAACCGGTATGTTCACCGGACGCAACGGCAACCAGGTGAAGATCCACCTTGTATCGAATCCGAGCCACCTGGAAGCAGTGGGGCCGGTGGCGATTGGACGTACGCGCGCGAAGCAGGCTCACTTCGGCGAAGGAGGAGTTGATCGCGTATTCCCGGTGATCATCCACGGCGATTCGGCGTTCGCGGGACAAGGCATGGTAGCCGAGACGCTCGGCTTCGCGAACGTGAAAGCTTATACCGTCGGCGGCACTATCCATGTATTGGCAAACAACCTGATCGGATTTACCACAGAGCCCTTCGAGTACAACAGCTCGCGTTTCTCCACTGATCTTGCCAAGCGACTGCCGGTGCCCATCTTCCACGTGAACGCCGAAGATCCGGATGCGGTGATACGAATTGCAAAGCTGGCGGTCGAGTATCGCTACAAGTTCCATAACGACGTTGTCATCGACCTGATCGGGTATCGTCGTCACGGTCACTCGGAAGTGGACGATCCGACGATCACGCAGCCGGTGCGTTACGCCAAGATCAAAGACCACCCTCCGTTGTCGGAGATTTACGCGAAGCAGATTGGCGTCGACCCGAAGCCACTCGCCGACCGAATTCGCGCCGGGTACCAGGACGCGCAGACCCGTGCTAAGCAGTTGAAGAAGATGCCGGTGCTGGCGACTCATCCAGCGTATTGGGACCGCTACCAAGGCGGCCTTTACAACCCGGATTACGAAGTTGAAACAGCGATTACGCCGGACCAGGTGGCGCACATCACCAAGGTCGTAACCGTCCCGCCATCTAACGTTAGCGTTCATCCGAAAATTCAAAAGTTGCTCGAACAGCGGGCGGAAATGAGTGCGGGTAAACGCCCGCTCGACTATGGTATGGCAGAGGCGCTGGCATTTGGCTCACTGCTGATGCAGGGTATTCACGTTCGACTCAGCGGACAGGATACTCAGCGCGGTACGTTTAATCAGCGCCACGATGTGCTGGTCGACGTGAATGACGAGCGCGAGTACTTCCCGCTTCAACACCTGGCTCCCGACCAGGCAAAGTTCGAGATCTACAACTCGACCCTTTCGGAGGCGGCCGTGCTCGGGTTTGAGTACGGATACAGCCGCGACTATCCGGAAGCGTTTGTCGGGTGGGAGGCGCAGTTCGGTGACTTCGCGAACGGCGCCCAGATAATCATCGACCAATTTGTAGTGGCAGGTGAAGACAAGTGGGGCTTGCTCAGCGGCCTCGTCATGCTGCTTCCCCATGGCTATGAAGGCCAGGGACCGGAGCACTCGAGCGCACGCATCGAGCGGTATTTGCAGTTGTGCGCACGCGACAATATCCAGGTGTGCCAGCCTTCGACGGCAGCCCAATACTTCCACCTGTTGCGCCGGCAAGTATTGCGCACATGGCGGAAACCGCTGATCTGCTTTACTCCGAAGAGCATGCTGCGGCATCCGGACGCAAGTTCTCCGATTTCGGAGATCACCAGTGGACGTTTCCAGCCGATTATTCCGGATATCGATGTCCAGGATGCAAAACGTATCGTGGTGTGCACCGGAAAAATCGGACGCGAAATCCGGATGGAGCGTAAGAAGCGCAAGAACACCGATACCGCGGTCATCTTCGTGGAGCAACTGTATCCGCTAGCTGAAGGCGAGTTGAGGGCGGCCTTGAACGCGCATCCAAACGCAAC